In the genome of Corynebacterium glucuronolyticum DSM 44120, the window CCGCGCAGTGTTTTCTCCACGGCGAGGTCCGCGTCGGAGACGGGGGTGAGGTCGGGCTTGGTGGCGACGTTGAGGTCCTGGGCTTGGAAGCGGTCGAGGGTGATGGCATCGGCGGCCTCCGCGAGGGAGATGGCCAGGGCGAGGTCTTGTTTTAGCATGTCAGTGCCTCCGTCATCTGTGCGACTGCGGTTTTCGGGCCGGCGATCTTCCACACAACGCCCCCGGCGGGAACCTCTGCGGTCACACCACCTGCGGCCTCTACCAGGGCTTTGCCGGGCAGCCAGTCCCAGTCTTTGACGGAGTGTTGCATCCAGCAGCCGAGCGTGCCGTCGGCCACGCTGGCTAGGTCGACGGAGCCGGCGCCGAGCATGCGGACGGTAGCGAACGTACTGGCAACGCGCCGCCAGCAGCCGAGGAGCGTGTCGTCATTAATCCATGTGGGGTGGATGTACGTGCCGAGGCAAACATGTGCGGCATCGGCATCCTCAATGTCTGCGACTTCCTGGCCGTCTCTTGTCGTGGGAATTTCCGGGCCACCGAACCACGTGTAGCCCATTGCGGGGCGGTGAACGGCGCCGAGGTGCACGGTCTCGGGCGCAGATGGGTCGCCGGTGACGAGCGCGAGGGCGGAGCACCAGTAGTCGGAGCCGGAGGCGAAGTTGTAGGTTCCGTCCACCGGGTCGATTACCCACGTCTTTCCGCTTTTCGACGCCTGGGAGGCACCCTCTTCTCCCAGGATGCCGTCGTCGGGGCGAAGGGTTCTAAGCACGTGGGAGACGAAGAACTCCGCCGCTTCGTCGGCCTCGGTAACAACATCGGACACCGACGTTTTCTGGCGGGTAGACACCCCGTTTTCTCGCATCCTCCAGGCGAGGCGTCCGGCGTTATAGACAAGCGACTGTGCGATCCGCGCGTCGTCGTCATGCTGGTGGGCTACGCAGAACGTCTTGGCGATGCTCTGCAACATTTTCTTGGTGATCTTCTCATTAGAGGTGCTCATACCACCCTATTGTGCCCTAGATAGGTAGGCTTATCCATTGTGCAACCCGATGTAGCTTCTGATATTGAGTCCCTGTCCGACACGTTAACCACCATTGAAAAGGTGCTTGACCTTGATGCTCTGGCTGAGCGCGCGCGCGAGCTCGAGCTCACCGCTGCCGACCCTACGCTGTGGGACGATCCGACGAACGCACAGAAGGTTACCTCGGACCTGAGCCACACGCAGTCGACGCTGAAGAAAGTGCGTGCGCTGCGCCAGCGCGTCGATGACCTTCCCGTCATGTACGAGCTCGCCGAGGAAGAGGGCGAGGGGACAGAGCTTGCCGACGACGAGCGCGCCGACCTTCGCCAGGCCATCGAATCGATGGAGGTGCAGACGATGCTCTCCGGCGAATACGACGAGCGCGATGCCGTGGTCACCATCCGTTCCGGGGCCGGCGGTGTGGATGCTGCGGACTGGGCGGAAATGCTCATGCGCATGTACATCCGGTGGGCGGAAAAGGAAGGCCACAAGGTGCAGGTCTTTGACACCTCCTACGCCGAGGAAGCGGGCATCAAGTCCGCTACCTTCCAGGTTTCTGATCCCTACATGTACGGAACGCTCTCGGTGGAGCAGGGCACCCACCGCCTCGTGCGCATCAGCCCGTTCGACAACCAAGCGCGCCGGCAAACGTCCTTTGCGGAGGTCGAGGTCCTTCCCGTGGTGGAGAAAACGGACCACATCGACATTCCCGATTCCGATGTCCGCGTGGACGTGTACCGTTCCTCCGGACCTGGCGGCCAGTCGGTGAACACGACGGATTCAGCGGTCCGTATCACGCACATTCCGACGGGCATCGTGGTGACGTGTCAGAACGAGAAGTCGCAGATCCAGAACCGCGCGTCGGCGATGGCTGTTCTCCAGTCCCGCCTGTTGGAGCGCAAGCGCCAGGAGGAGCAGGCGGAGATGGACGCGCTCGGCGCCGGTGGGGAGGCGAGCTGGGGCAATCAGATGCGCTCCTACGTGCTGCACCCGTACCAGATGGTGAAGGATTTGCGGACCAACTACGAAGTGGGCGACCCGTCGAAGGTACTCGACGGCGACATCGACGGGTTCCTTGAGGCGGGAATTCGTTGGCGGATGGCTGAAAGCGACAAATAACGCGATGGTGTCAACAGCGGAAGAGTGGGACGAGCGCTACCGTCAGGTTGACCGCATGTGGAGCGGCAACCCCAACGAGTCGCTCATCTACGCCGTCCAGGCGCTGGCGCTCTCGCCGGGTAAGGCTGCGGACGTGGGCTGCGGTGAGGGGGCCGATGCGTTGTGGCTATCCGACGCGGGGTGGCAGGTGACTGCCTTTGACCCCTCGGCGGTGGCAGTTTCCCGCGCTCGCTCAGCCGATGCGGATGGCGCTGTTGAGTGGCGAGTGTGTGGGATCGAAGATTTTCCGGACAGTCCCACGTACGATCTCGTCACCGCCATGTATCCTGTGCTCCCGCCTACGCAGGAGGCGTGCGACCAGCTGCGGCGTCTCCTTGCCCCCGGTGGTGTTCTCTTGTTCGTCCATCATCATGGAAGCTTTGATTGTCTTACCCCCGCGATGGTTGCGGAGCTTTCCGACGCGCGTGTGCTCATCAATGAAACCCGCTCCCGCCACGTCACCCATGGCACCGGTTCCCACCACCACGACGACCATATCGTCGCCGTCACTTTTCCCCACTAGGCAGAAGAAAGCCGGCAGGCGTGAACCTGCCGGCAAAAGCGGTGAGCGGCTAGAAGTTGAGGATTCCGGCCTGCTGCGCAGCGCTGACGACCGCGCTAATAATCCCGAGGATACCGAGGGCGAGGAAGATTCCCGCGATGGCTTTCTCCCCATCGGTAGCAGTCTCCGAGGACAGGACATCCGAGTTCGAGCTGATGTTGTTGATGTCCACGCTGGTCGCAGTTCCCTGCTGGCCCGGCTTGGGATCCTGCGGCTTCGGCTCAGTCGGCTTGGGATCCTGAGGCTTGGGGTCCTGCGGCTTCGGCTTAGTCGGGATGTCGGTGATGATGCCGGTTGACTTTTCCTTGTCTGTGGCGGCGCGATAGAGGTTGATTGTCTTCGTGCCGCTGGGGAGGTTGTCCGTCTCGATGGGGGAGGAAGAAGACGTGCTTGCTCCGGTGTACCACCCGTCTGTTCCCTTGACGTAGCCGAAACCGTAGTAGCGGTGTGCAGGATTGATGAGGGTGTGCAGGTGTCCGCCGCCGCTGTAGGCGCCGTTCGCGGCGATGAGGCCGGCTTCCTCGCTCTTGCCCCACTGGTCAATGATCATGGATCTGATTCCGACGTTGTTGGGGTGCTTGGCAAGGTTTTCAGACCATCCTTGCTGTCCCTTGTATTTTGCGGACCAGATGGAGGCGCAGGCGGCGGGGGCACCAATTTGGCATTCAGAACTTGTGGGACGCTCGTGCTTAATCTTGCCGGTGTAGGAGTTCTCGGCGGCGCGCTGGACGGCAATACGTGTGAGGCCACCGTCGGACTGCACGGCATTGACGTAGGCTTCCTTTGTGCGCAGGCCGTGCTTGGCAGCCTGCTGGCGGATCGATGAGCCATCGAAGGGGAGGTTGATATCCCAGGCGCGGGCGCGGTATTCCTTCAGCGCGGGGATGCCCTCGTTGCGGGAGTCGGAGAGGTCGACAGTGACGCGGGTGGCCGTGAATTGGGAGGTGGGGACGTTAAGTTCGACACCGGTGGTGGGGTCTGGATCGGCAAGTGCAGGGGAGGCCGTGACCAGGCCAGTGGCGAGCATGGATGCGGTAAGCGCGGCGGTGAAGCGGTAGTGGCTCACGATGGGGTCCTTTCAACGAGAATATTGATCTGCAAAAATGTTACCAGAATTTTGCGATCGCACTGTGAAATGCCTGTGAGTGGGGATAGACGCTGGTTTTGAGTTAGCTCGCCCTATGTTAGGGTTGACTTACTTTTTGTTAAATCGCTATGGTGTTCTTAATTACGCAATGGAAATGTTGCGTAAAAGACGCGTTCGAGGGCGTGAATGCTGCGCCATGCCCCGTCGGTCGAAAAGATGAAAACGTGGATTTTCGGCGGGACGGAAACCACACGTTGCCGCGGCACGCGGCGTAGAAAGGTGACTTCATGGCTCACAAGAAAATTGCCGGGCTGATCGCTGGCTTCCTGGCAACTGGTCTGGTTCTTTCCGGTTGCTCTAACACGACCACGTCTGAGACAACGACGCAGGCGGCTGAGGCTGCTACCGTCACAGTCGACACGGATAACGGGCCCGTGGAGGTCCCGGTCAACCCGGAGTCGGTGGTTAGCCTCGATAACCGCACCTTTGAGACGCTGTCCGATTGGGGTGTAAAGCTCAAGGCCGCGCCGCGGGAGCTCATGCCGCACACCATCTCTTACAAGGATGATGAGTCGATCGTGGACATCGGAAACCACCGAGAGCCGAACCTCGAGGCCATCGT includes:
- a CDS encoding CAP domain-containing protein codes for the protein MSHYRFTAALTASMLATGLVTASPALADPDPTTGVELNVPTSQFTATRVTVDLSDSRNEGIPALKEYRARAWDINLPFDGSSIRQQAAKHGLRTKEAYVNAVQSDGGLTRIAVQRAAENSYTGKIKHERPTSSECQIGAPAACASIWSAKYKGQQGWSENLAKHPNNVGIRSMIIDQWGKSEEAGLIAANGAYSGGGHLHTLINPAHRYYGFGYVKGTDGWYTGASTSSSSPIETDNLPSGTKTINLYRAATDKEKSTGIITDIPTKPKPQDPKPQDPKPTEPKPQDPKPGQQGTATSVDINNISSNSDVLSSETATDGEKAIAGIFLALGILGIISAVVSAAQQAGILNF
- the prfB gene encoding peptide chain release factor 2, whose protein sequence is MQPDVASDIESLSDTLTTIEKVLDLDALAERARELELTAADPTLWDDPTNAQKVTSDLSHTQSTLKKVRALRQRVDDLPVMYELAEEEGEGTELADDERADLRQAIESMEVQTMLSGEYDERDAVVTIRSGAGGVDAADWAEMLMRMYIRWAEKEGHKVQVFDTSYAEEAGIKSATFQVSDPYMYGTLSVEQGTHRLVRISPFDNQARRQTSFAEVEVLPVVEKTDHIDIPDSDVRVDVYRSSGPGGQSVNTTDSAVRITHIPTGIVVTCQNEKSQIQNRASAMAVLQSRLLERKRQEEQAEMDALGAGGEASWGNQMRSYVLHPYQMVKDLRTNYEVGDPSKVLDGDIDGFLEAGIRWRMAESDK
- a CDS encoding class I SAM-dependent methyltransferase, with amino-acid sequence MVSTAEEWDERYRQVDRMWSGNPNESLIYAVQALALSPGKAADVGCGEGADALWLSDAGWQVTAFDPSAVAVSRARSADADGAVEWRVCGIEDFPDSPTYDLVTAMYPVLPPTQEACDQLRRLLAPGGVLLFVHHHGSFDCLTPAMVAELSDARVLINETRSRHVTHGTGSHHHDDHIVAVTFPH
- a CDS encoding inositol monophosphatase family protein; this encodes MSTSNEKITKKMLQSIAKTFCVAHQHDDDARIAQSLVYNAGRLAWRMRENGVSTRQKTSVSDVVTEADEAAEFFVSHVLRTLRPDDGILGEEGASQASKSGKTWVIDPVDGTYNFASGSDYWCSALALVTGDPSAPETVHLGAVHRPAMGYTWFGGPEIPTTRDGQEVADIEDADAAHVCLGTYIHPTWINDDTLLGCWRRVASTFATVRMLGAGSVDLASVADGTLGCWMQHSVKDWDWLPGKALVEAAGGVTAEVPAGGVVWKIAGPKTAVAQMTEALTC